From a region of the Ascochyta rabiei chromosome 22, complete sequence genome:
- a CDS encoding Very-long-chain (3R)-3-hydroxyacyl-CoA dehydratase, translated as MTRSGQTTHLDTRGSTASWSQPRTLYLTAYNLLFAALWVSVGISAANHAPRGKFILFEAVEPRARWIQTLTLIEVVHAAVGNYIQGTCNLSMLIVIGMVKSPVSTTATQVFTRVIQVWMIWYSFPASTAASRAFMVLVLAWSVADSIRYLYLALNLHGKAPQALIWLRYTMFYPLYPIGIGAEWWLMYKSIEPLGRISPVLPPVFYFLLALYVPGAYTMFTYMVKQRKKILSRGQKTVKPIE; from the exons ATGACTCGCAGTGGACAAACCACGCATTTGGATACGCGCGGCTCGACAGCATCGTGGTCTCAGCCTCGCACGCTGTATCTGACCGCATACAATCTGCTTTTCGCTGCACTGTGGGTTTCAGTAGGCATCAGTGCCGCCAATCATGCTCCGAGAGGCAAATTTATCTTGTTTGAGGCGGTAGAGCCTCGCGCGCGTTGGATTCAGACCCTCACGCTCATTGAGGTCGTGCATGCGGCCGTTGGTAACTACATTCAAGGAACATGCAACCTATCAATGCTGATCGTCATAGGCATGGTCAAATCGCCTGTCAGTACTACAGCCACACAGGTCTTTACACGTGTGATTCAGGTCTGGATGATCTGGTACAGCTTCCCTGCGAGTACAGCTGCATCCAGAGCATTTATGGTCTTGGTGTTGGCTTGGTCCGTCGCAGACTCCATTCGCTACCTGTACCTTGCTCTGAATCTTCATGGGAAGGCGCCGCAGGCTCTTATCTGGCTCAG ATACACCATGTTCTATCCTCTTTACCCGATCGGGATTGGGGCGGAGTGGTGGCTGATGTACAAGAGCATCGAGCCTTTGGGCAGGATTAGCCCTGTGCTTCCGCCAGTGTTCTACTTCTTGCTGGCGTTGTACGTTCCTG GCGCTTATACAATGTTCACATACATGGTCAAACAGAGGAAAAAGATCCTTAGCAGGGGCCAGAAGACAGTGAAACCGATTGAATAA
- a CDS encoding Unspecific peroxygenase: protein MKLTSQLFVAGLAPFAHAFPAMMYEAAAADPTIEARAKELEKMLEARQAGADAATALFEPINTFNAEKQYINIEAGSGHEYVPPGSGDLRGPCPGLNAFANHNFIPHSGYATVQQYIDATTKVVGMGPQLALFLSVIGGAIDGDLLSWSIGGTPTIAQGGVTGVLGNGLVGSHNKYEGDASPTRPDLYEAGNNYKTVTSQFQDLINHSPGGQVTLDSLTAFRSDRFDTQIRNNPNFFMGPFSGVLVQPAAYTFIYRFMANHSAENPAGLLTYETIQSWFGVEGTNGNYNAVQGTERIPKNWYRRALEYPYETDYFLVDVLNAAKLHPKFLDIGGNTGTTNSFAGVDVANLTGGLFNSADLLKGNNLGCFVYQLSAQAKPDILLGALTKLTNAIGSIIGSLGCPQLQAIDTEQLKQFPGYSQKPVYG from the exons ATGAAGCTCACATCACAGCTTTTCGTAGCCGGCCTGGCCCCTTTTGCCCATGCATTCCCTGCTATGATGTACGAGGCAGCGGCGGCTGATCCTACCATTGAGGCTCGTGCTAAGGAGTTGGAGAAAATGCTTGAAGCTCGTCAAGCCGGCGCAGACGCGGCTACAGCCCTCTTTGAGCCCATCAACACATTCAACGCAGAGAAGCAATACATCAACATCGAGGCAGGCAGCGGTCACGAGTACGTGCCGCCTGGTTCTGGAGATCTCAGAGGACCTTGTCCAGGTCTGAACGCATTTGCAAACCACA ACTTTATCCCACATAGCGGCTATGCCACAGTCCAGCAATACATTGATGCAACTACGAAGGTCGTCGGTATGGGGCCCCAATTGGCGCTATTTCTCTCCGTAATCGGAGGTGCAATCGACGGCGACCTCTTATCCTGGTCCATCGGCGGTACGCCCACCATTGCGCAGGGTGGCGTTACTGGTGTCTTGGGTAACGGGCTTGTTGGCTCGCACAACAAGTATGAGGGAGATGCCTCTCCTACAAGACCCGATCTTTATGAGGCTGGTAACAACTACAAGACTGTGACGAGCCAGTTCCAGGACCTCATCAACCACTCGCCTGGTGGCCAGGTCACCCTGGACTCTCTCACCGCCTTCCGTTCAGACCGCTTCGACACTCAAATCCGTAATAACCCCAACTTCTTCATGGGTCCCTTCTCAGGTGTACTTGTGCAGCCCGCCGCCTACACCTTCATCTACCGCTTTATGGCAAATCATAGTGCTGAAAACCCAGCTGGTCTGCTCACTTACGAGACCATCCAGTCTTGGTTTGGTGTGGAAGGCACCAACGGCAACTACAACGCCGTGCAAGGAACGGAGCGCATCCCTAAGAACTGGTACAGGCGTGCTCTTGAGTATCCTTACGAGACTGATTACTTCCTCGTCGATGTTCTGAACGCCGCTAAGCTCCACCCCAAGTTCCTCGACATTGGCGGAAACACTGGCACGACCAATTCTTTTGCAGGTGTTGATGTTGCCAACCTTACGGGCGGACTCTTCAACTCAGCAGATCTTCTGAAGGGCAACAATCTCGGTTGTTTTGTCTACCAACTCTCAGCACAGGCGAAGCCTGACATCCTTCTTGGGGCTTTGACCAAGCTGACTAATGCCATTGGTAGCATCATCGGTTCTCTTGGCTGTCCGCAACTGCAAGCCATCGATACCGAGCAACTGAAGCAATTCCCGGGCTACAGCCAGAAGCCGGTGTATGGTTAG
- a CDS encoding Very-long-chain (3R)-3-hydroxyacyl-CoA dehydratase, giving the protein MTRSGQTTHLDTRGSTASWSQPRTLYLTAYNLLFAALWVSVGISAANHAPRGKFILFEAVEPRARWIQTLTLIEVVHAAVGMVKSPVSTTATQVFTRVIQVWMIWYSFPASTAASRAFMVLVLAWSVADSIRYLYLALNLHGKAPQALIWLRYTMFYPLYPIGIGAEWWLMYKSIEPLGRISPVLPPVFYFLLALYVPGAYTMFTYMVKQRKKILSRGQKTVKPIE; this is encoded by the exons ATGACTCGCAGTGGACAAACCACGCATTTGGATACGCGCGGCTCGACAGCATCGTGGTCTCAGCCTCGCACGCTGTATCTGACCGCATACAATCTGCTTTTCGCTGCACTGTGGGTTTCAGTAGGCATCAGTGCCGCCAATCATGCTCCGAGAGGCAAATTTATCTTGTTTGAGGCGGTAGAGCCTCGCGCGCGTTGGATTCAGACCCTCACGCTCATTGAGGTCGTGCATGCGGCCGTTG GCATGGTCAAATCGCCTGTCAGTACTACAGCCACACAGGTCTTTACACGTGTGATTCAGGTCTGGATGATCTGGTACAGCTTCCCTGCGAGTACAGCTGCATCCAGAGCATTTATGGTCTTGGTGTTGGCTTGGTCCGTCGCAGACTCCATTCGCTACCTGTACCTTGCTCTGAATCTTCATGGGAAGGCGCCGCAGGCTCTTATCTGGCTCAG ATACACCATGTTCTATCCTCTTTACCCGATCGGGATTGGGGCGGAGTGGTGGCTGATGTACAAGAGCATCGAGCCTTTGGGCAGGATTAGCCCTGTGCTTCCGCCAGTGTTCTACTTCTTGCTGGCGTTGTACGTTCCTG GCGCTTATACAATGTTCACATACATGGTCAAACAGAGGAAAAAGATCCTTAGCAGGGGCCAGAAGACAGTGAAACCGATTGAATAA